From the Vibrio ziniensis genome, the window AACCGCCTTTTCGAGTTGTTTTGACTTTTAATCTCACTAGACTCTCACATAAAGACACAGCGCATGTGACACCGTCCAAGACTGGGATTGAAAACTGTTCAGACAATTTATCTGCGAGATCAACCATTCCTGCACAGCCTAAAACAACAGCTTCCGCTCTATCTTCTTCAATTGCTTTTTCTATTTCCAGCGTAATTTTTGAGATGGCATCTGGACCTTCGCTTTCAAGTTCCAGAACTGGAATTTCAGAAGAACGTACTCGAATACACTGCCTTTCCATCCCGTAGCGTATCAGATTGTGTTCTAATGCAGGCACTGATCGCCCAAGCGTTGTCACGACACTGAACTTATTCGAAAGCATTGCCGCAACACGATAAGCGGCTTCACCAATGCCGATCACTGGTTTATCAGTCAAGCAACGAGCAGCATCTAAACCTGTATCATCAAAACAAGCAATGACAACCGCATCAAAATCTTTTTCTAATTGAATAGCATCTAGCATGCCCGGTACAGCCATCGCTTCATCATAGTACCCTTCTATTGATACCGGTCCGTACTGAGAAGTAACCGCGACAATCTCTGTTCCTTCAGAAGCTATTCGGCGAGCAGCGACACATGCTTTTTCAGTCATGCTGGCTGTGGTATTAGGGTTTACCACTAGTATTCTCATTCTTATATATCTCCACCTAAATAGGCTTCATTAGTACGTCTATCATCCATTAGATCTTTATCATTCCTTTATAAAACTATGTTTCCTGTTGATCATGCATAGCTAGCGCTTGATATTGGCATACCAATCTGACTATACGAACCTATTAGCTTTGTAAAGCTACCCTATCTAGCACTTCGTTTAAATCCATTTGAATCACTACAATTTCTATTGAAACCAGATACTTGTCTGACATAATAACATAGCTTGAATTTGGGCAGCTTATATAACTGCCCTATTCTTAGTATAGATATTCAGCCTTACTATCTTTAGCTAAATATCTTTAACTAAAGGGGTGAATTGATAGTGCAGACTTGTTAAGCCCAACCATTCTGGCAACGATGTACCTACTGCAATCGAAGAGAATGTTCCGGTAAGGACACCGATGAACATCGCAATCGAAAATCCTTGCAGAGGTTCTCCGCCCATAATCCAAAGCGCTGCGACGGTCATTAAGGTGGTGCCAGATGTCACCATAGTACGGGAGAACGTCGCCATAACCGCCATGTTGTTAATCTCTGCCAGTGGAACATCTGGTTTTCGGATTAATAACTCTCGTATGCGGTCTGCGATTATAATCGAATCGTTCAACGAATAACCTAAAATTGCCAAGACTGCAGCGAGCACCGTAAGGTTGAACTCCATTTGCGTCAGTGCAAAAAAGGCGACAACAAACACGACATCGTGGATCAGCGCAAACAGTGCTCCACTTGCCAATCGCCATTCAAAGCGAAACGATAAATACCCTAGAATACACATGATAGCGATCAGCACTGCCAGCCCGCCTTGCTCTGCCAGCTCTTGACCAACTTGCGGGCCAACAATACTGGTATTGAGTATTTCAATACGGATATCCAATTGCTTTGAGAGTTCTGGCAACTGAACATTTTTAGCCACCGTTACAGGATAACGTAACACCCAACGCTGAGGTTCGCCTGTAGCAATCAGCGAAACTTCGCTACCAGAGTTTTGTTTGAGTGTTGTACGGAGCGTTGACTCATCAATATGCTTATCAAGACGGATTTCGCTGACGATTCCGCCTGTAAAATCTTGCCCCCAATTTAAGCCTTGTACAGCGATGACACCAATTGACAAAGCCATAAGCAAAATCGAAATGGCGCTACAGGTGTAACGCCAGAAGCTAGTGAATTTGATTTCCATATTAAACCCTCACATCACGCGATGAATTACGTCCATAAACAAGATTAACAAGGACACGAGAGGCAAAAATGCCAGTGAACATGCTGGTAATCAAACCAAGCCCAAGAGTCAAAGCAAATCCTTTGATTGGACCGTTACCGATGGCATAAAGCACCACAGCGGTGATCATAGTTGTGATGTTTGCATCAAAGATTGTTGAAACCGCGCTATCAAACCCGCGGTCTATAGCATTGGCAAAACTTCTTCCCTCTTTGAGTTTGTCGCGTATACGCTCAAAAATCAGCACATTGGTATCTACTGCCATGCCAACGGTAAGCACTAAGCCAGCAATCCCCGGCAGAGTCAAAACGGCTCCCGGTATCAACGCAATCAAACCAAACAGCAGCACCATATTGGCTA encodes:
- a CDS encoding aspartate/glutamate racemase family protein, with the translated sequence MRILVVNPNTTASMTEKACVAARRIASEGTEIVAVTSQYGPVSIEGYYDEAMAVPGMLDAIQLEKDFDAVVIACFDDTGLDAARCLTDKPVIGIGEAAYRVAAMLSNKFSVVTTLGRSVPALEHNLIRYGMERQCIRVRSSEIPVLELESEGPDAISKITLEIEKAIEEDRAEAVVLGCAGMVDLADKLSEQFSIPVLDGVTCAVSLCESLVRLKVKTTRKGGYAPPPHSKLRTMNEMLNDK
- the secF gene encoding protein translocase subunit SecF encodes the protein MEIKFTSFWRYTCSAISILLMALSIGVIAVQGLNWGQDFTGGIVSEIRLDKHIDESTLRTTLKQNSGSEVSLIATGEPQRWVLRYPVTVAKNVQLPELSKQLDIRIEILNTSIVGPQVGQELAEQGGLAVLIAIMCILGYLSFRFEWRLASGALFALIHDVVFVVAFFALTQMEFNLTVLAAVLAILGYSLNDSIIIADRIRELLIRKPDVPLAEINNMAVMATFSRTMVTSGTTLMTVAALWIMGGEPLQGFSIAMFIGVLTGTFSSIAVGTSLPEWLGLTSLHYQFTPLVKDI